One region of Plasmodium gaboni strain SY75 chromosome 6, whole genome shotgun sequence genomic DNA includes:
- a CDS encoding hypothetical protein (conserved Plasmodium protein, unknown function), with translation MVFEQENKKCMKDVRCDLQDGLEKGQEDKKRNYNIANNNHNNNHNNNNNKYEKNYISLVADYVNRKQINNINDNNMKKSCIMKRVNKKDIKYNDVILKNDETYINDNQTKKIYNNNNINNINYNNKSTYLLNTYNNKCSSINNKSYPHKNFETNDQSTNDYKYSYNNISSDYNIEPVYDYVNDTYNNDIPSNKKEIQTETYNNYHYDNYMVNNDTHENNIMLLEDENKNSRFIKNNKSCLYQTSQDNNQGSINSNDTIKRNKNFVLKKNDINVTNDTINFSLNEKRNKLTSIYIEREDQKMASLNVNNDMSILNKKKEGKHNFYKSIKEQDVIITEKKKNTILRNKFLEDDHVRSIENVQNDSLKNEHINNIIYMNDNNINTYKTMYDKSMNAVENVYLNESNKKKKNYKNVMFKYLSNNNKDENVYNLKKNIFNDVVEYNMNKKVADISGNKMYNSNKEMYISNNNNDDNNNNNNNMYNVNTYHHGYKKYNTTSSYNNNINSFYKNTTTTNCNNKKIIEYDNKVLFFNNKKDIHHNNTDISKNQDYHDNKNIPYNINNNDNYYNSFNDIKNEGNINTTFNVKKKYKKVRINSHISSKWNDKNVMNYRSGIINNQFNSMNDIIISHNNNNNNNNNINNNNNNNNNNNNNNNNGVSMKGSININKKRKNTKNFSLNLCSACLNIDDKIYIKQIKEILDRDINLIDEDPKIINALKQSNISNSYLFNNLKSIGTFRKGGLTWAIYYNNNNNIGLNNMNKIKNEASDRIIKDKLLNNMNCNNNIINDINNIKTSNNNCSPYNLNNVNNNIISNIYNNDMDTKNINHMNNRNDAINIDPFNNTNNIDQFDDMNENKKKKDNSSFINNNNNIDNDNNYIELIKNNSFCNDKYIIEPIIENTWLKKVLLIIKKESLDIECFLFKIKYYFYKSVLFLYQEGIKSYLGDVANQMKIYINYNFWSAAEIAFILRQITNLCNMQIEVRVKGEIGCVIYLNEQPKWFQGFVDSHNMIDTFSKKDWYLLNSFAIKMMQYKKGDKLEDDSKEDTPISVDNNKGVVNNNDDNNNNNNNNNNNNNNNNNNNNDDNLCEDNYHNSYNSNNNECIFCSSSNKKLKSYMFNGGRYAFAAKLKEEIKHFHSKRLGDIIHLVQLAIHKGIFVYSQRILLPVSACEKSADDLYPKIKNLNYDICETLEEVLQIISLLVDHKTNGLVLAQLKQQFILQFKKELNSLHFGYKKLQNLLMAEPFNKYYKLYIPNNNLHRTHIQHKKYKTPDNCRIFEKENIHLKNHLDFIYNTPFFTDLYVHDQYYDNEDIENNIQNDNDIYISENNYMEQQNESPHMSNTTFINDKKEIIQKKKNIYMLSLRDDYNKYDIKENNIVKKEIYNMNNKNNNDNMLELTHKNIHNLPLYIQKCIHTIFEKNNKTNDQLNFIEEDQQNENLFLYDINKNIKYNKHYDYINNNLYQNVFSNNIQSYDHTNHNKQIQLFNTLYHIDMDLSSINKKHTYNNIKDIFTNVLQINEKNNHNIINHNEFIYKEHDEIINDDHHYNIWNIHFKKDTLFNMHKEHNISSETNAVSPILNIYTLIKKYKIKKKKYETFFDEMNNYDGPIHVXXXXXXXXXXXXXXXXXXXXXXXXXXXXXXXXXXXXXXXXXXXXXXXXXXXXXXXXXXXXXXXXXXXXXXXXXXXXXXXXXXXXXXXXXXXXXXXXXXXXXXXXXXXXXXXXXXXXXXXXXXXXXXXXXXXXXXXXXXXXXXXXXXXXXXXXXXXXXXXXXXXXXXXXXXXXXXXXXXXXXXXXXXXXXXXXXXXXXXXXXXXXXXXXXXXXXXXXXXXXXXXXXXXXXXXXXXXXXXXXXXXXKTIDEDYINNEDKKEDKKEVKKEVKKEVNHDIIKNINNNNSNNIPNYSDDNNNKYFIFDKDINNNVDEHNFNDIPVKDNITNNNSTNEYKNYKTSCCNNNDDYNYSDDNFNLINNTIHYCNSSNNRNIKCADQNEEKIYNTNNVINKNNYLNNSNYNYNDIFTNFVKANNENVYIPNSRSINTDIEDINDINDINDMNGIDNNNCVKNITYINNNSNLLDSNNNSSTTTTTTTTTTSIKNNMKHYNNVDINNINNANDVNWSNVQCDNNNINIENAGEKSFSFHTHNNNNNNYYNYNYNYNNNVSNINLNSINLNLNNIINNQEKNNDENIIFNKEEYLQYESVKNNDINIIYNNQYDNNSNYIYEQKKKDGNQVIYNNDDKMSSNLNKSEECLNSSNAFIQNPYIPYNNMKDNDNIISSQNNIIYDEKINNINNGYNINDEYSVENYDIRHINNMNKKNYLMDGNKILNNNNNNDNNNDNHDNHIIHNNINSYNNDIYNHFHTYNNCNQYNNDKNELSKKGAVLNRYDEQEKNIQLNNVYNNISSQSLNKNKKNNFQKKHLDNPSINLKEEKNYHPKKNFNHNLEKDNKILTNDIDHISFNKKICKIKNIYSENKNKPFFKNNTNHIFNTNINLYEKKNYVDDEFCHKDPIKFSSLIKNKQNNNNSFRNLLDDTHYVRINNQTTFNNTNKYHHLKNKINK, from the coding sequence ATGGTCTTTGAACAAGAAAACAAAAAGTGTATGAAGGATGTCCGTTGTGATTTACAAGATGGACTTGAAAAAGGCCaagaagataaaaaaagaaattataacatagccaataataatcataataataatcataataataataataataagtatgaaaagaattatatatctCTTGTTGCAGATTATGTCAACAGaaaacaaattaataatattaatgacaataacatgaaaaaaagttgtataatgaaaagagttaataaaaaggatataaaatataatgatgtaatattaaaaaatgatgagacttatataaatgataatcaaacaaaaaaaatatataacaataataatattaataatattaattataataataagtctacatatttattaaatacatataataacaaatgCTCAAGTATTAATAATAAGTCATATCCtcataaaaattttgaGACAAATGACCAATCTACTAATgattataaatattcatataataacatttCTTCTGATTATAACATAGAACCTGTATATGATTATGTAAatgatacatataataatgatatacCCTCAAACAAAAAGGAGATACAAACagaaacatataataattatcattatgataattatatggttaataatgatacacatgaaaataatataatgttattagaagatgaaaataaaaattcaagatttataaaaaataataaatccTGTTTGTATCAAACATCACAAGATAACAACCAAGGATCTATTAATAGCAATGATAcaataaaaagaaataaaaattttgttttaaaaaagaatgaCATAAATGTAACAAATGATACAATAAATTTTTCATtgaatgaaaaaagaaataaattgacaagcatatatatagaaaGAGAAGATCAAAAAATGGCTAGCttaaatgtaaataatgatatgtctatattaaataaaaaaaaagaagggaaacataatttttacaAATCCATAAAAGAACAAGATGTAATAAtaacagaaaaaaaaaaaaatacgatattaagaaataaatttttagAAGATGATCATGTTAGATCTATTGAAAATGTTCAGAATgattctttaaaaaatgaacatatcaataatattatatatatgaatgataataatataaatacttATAAAACCATGTATGATAAATCTATGAATGCTGTTgaaaatgtatatttaaatgaaagtaacaaaaaaaaaaaaaattataaaaatgttatgtttaaatatttatctaataataataaggatgaaaatgtttataatttaaaaaaaaatatttttaatgatgttgtagaatataatatgaataagAAAGTGGCAGATATATCTGGAAACAAAATGTATAACTCGAACAAAGAAATGTATAtatctaataataataatgatgataataataataataataataatatgtataatgTCAATACTTATCATCATggttataaaaaatacaacACAACAAgttcatataataataatattaattcattttataaGAATACAACAACCACTAActgtaataataaaaaaataattgaATATGATAACAAggttttattttttaataataaaaaagatattcatcataataatacagatatttcaaaaaatcAGGATTAtcatgataataaaaatattccatataatataaataataatgataattattataattccTTTAATGATATTAAGAATGAAGgtaatattaatacaaCCTTTAATGTtaagaagaaatataaaaaggtTAGAATTAATTCACATATATCTTCAAAATGGAATGACAAAAATGTTATGAATTATAGGAGTGGTATTATTAATAACCAGTTTAATAGTATgaatgatataataatctctcacaataataataacaacaacaacaataatattaacaacaacaataataataataacaataataataataataacaataatgGTGTTAGTATGAAAGGttctattaatattaataaaaaaaggaagaaTACCAAAAATTTTAGCCTGAATTTATGTAGTGCTTGTCTAAATATAGATGacaaaatttatattaaacaaataaaagaaatacTTGATAGAGATATTAATCTAATAGATGAAGATCCAAAAATAATTAATGCATTAAAACAATCTAATATATCTAATTCTTATCTTTTcaataatttaaaaagtaTAGGAACATTTCGTAAGGGGGGATTAACATGGgctatatattataataataataataatataggacttaataatatgaataagATAAAGAATGAAGCTAGTGATAGAATTATTAAAGATAAATTgttaaataatatgaactgtaataataatataataaacgacattaataatatcaagacgtctaataataattgtaGTCCATATAACCTAAataatgttaataataatattattagtaacatatataataatgatatggatacaaaaaatataaatcatatgAACAATAGAAATGATGCAATTAATATAGATCcatttaataatacaaaCAATATTGATCAATTTGATGATATGAAtgaaaataagaaaaaaaaagataattcatcttttattaataataataataatatagataacgataataattatatagaattaataaaaaataattccttctgtaatgataaatatattattgaaCCCATTATTGAAAATACATGGTTAAAAAAAGTGTTgttaattataaaaaaagaatcTTTAGATATTGAATGctttctttttaaaataaaatattatttttataaatctgttttatttttatatcaaGAAGGAATAAAATCATATCTAGGTGATGTAGCCAAtcaaatgaaaatatatataaattataatttctGGTCAGCAGCTGAAATAGCATTTATATTAAGACAAATAACAAATTTGTGTAATATGCAAATAGAGGTAAGAGTGAAAGGAGAAATTGGTTgtgttatttatttaaatgagCAACCCAAGTGGTTTCAGGGCTTTGTTGATAGTCACAATATGATTGATACGTTTAGTAAGAAAGATTGGTATTTATTGAATAGTTTTGCCATTAAGATGATGCAATATAAGAAGGGAGACAAACTAGAAGATGATTCTAAGGAGGACACGCCTATAAGTGTGGATAACAACAAAGGTGTAGtcaataataatgatgataataataataataataataataataataataataataataataataataataataataatgatgataatcTGTGTGAAGATAATTACCATAACAGTTAcaatagtaataataatgaatgCATATTTTGCTCTTcatcaaataaaaaactCAAGTCTTATATGTTTAATGGTGGTAGATATGCATTTGCAGCCAAATTAAAAGAAGAGATTAAACATTTTCATTCTAAACGATTAGGAgatataattcatttaGTGCAGTTAGCTATACATAAAGgaatttttgtttattcTCAACGTATTTTATTACCAGTATCTGCATGCGAAAAAAGTGCTGATGATCTGTATccaaaaattaaaaatctaaattatgatatatgTGAAACATTAGAAGAAGTATTACaaattatatcattattagTTGATCATAAAACGAATGGATTAGTACTAGCCCAATTAAAACAACAGTTTATACTTcaatttaaaaaagaattaaatagTTTACATTTTggatataaaaaattacaaaatttattaatgGCTGAAccatttaataaatattataaattatatataccaaataataatttacatAGAACACACATACAAcataagaaatataaaactCCTGATAATTGTCGTATAtttgaaaaagaaaatattcatttaaaaaatcatctagattttatttataatacaCCATTTTTTACTGACCTATATGTGCATGATcaatattatgataatgaagatatagaaaataatatacaaaatgataatgatatatacatatctgagaataattatatggAACAACAAAATGAATCTCCACATATGAGTAATACAActtttataaatgataaaaaagaaataatacaaaaaaaaaaaaatatatatatgttaagTTTAAGGGATGACTACAACAAGtatgatataaaagaaaataacattgtaaagaaagaaatatataatatgaataataaaaataataatgataatatgtTAGAGCTCActcataaaaatatacataatttaccattatatattcaaaaatgtatacataccatatttgaaaagaataataaaacaaatgaCCAATTAAACTTCATAGAAGAAGACcaacaaaatgaaaacctttttttatatgatataaataaaaacattaaatataacaaacattatgattatattaataataatcttTATCAAAATGTATTTTCTAATAATATCCAATCTTATGATCATACTAACcataataaacaaatacaattatttaatacattATATCATATCGATATGGATCTATCCtctataaataaaaaacatacatacaataatataaaagatatttttacaaatgttctacaaataaatgaaaaaaataatcataatattataaatcataatgaatttatttataaagaACATGACGAAATTATAAATGACGATCAccattataatatttggaatattcattttaaaaaagatacTTTATTCAATATGCATAAAGaacataatatttcatCCGAAACAAATGCAGTATCTCCTattttaaacatatatactttaataaaaaaatataaaattaaaaagaaaaagtatgaaacattttttgatgaaatgaataattatgatGGTCCTATTCATGTGAANNNNNNNNNNNNNNNNNNNNNNNNNNNNNNNNNNNNNNNNNNNNNNNNNNNNNNNNNNNNNNNNNNNNNNNNNNNNNNNNNNNNNNNNNNNNNNNNNNNNNNNNNNNNNNNNNNNNNNNNNNNNNNNNNNNNNNNNNNNNNNNNNNNNNNNNNNNNNNNNNNNNNNNNNNNNNNNNNNNNNNNNNNNNNNNNNNNNNNNNNNNNNNNNNNNNNNNNNNNNNNNNNNNNNNNNNNNNNNNNNNNNNNNNNNNNNNNNNNNNNNNNNNNNNNNNNNNNNNNNNNNNNNNNNNNNNNNNNNNNNNNNNNNNNNNNNNNNNNNNNNNNNNNNNNNNNNNNNNNNNNNNNNNNNNNNNNNNNNNNNNNNNNNNNNNNNNNNNNNNNNNNNNNNNNNNNNNNNNNNNNNNNNNNNNNNNNNNNNNNNNNNNNNNNNNNNNNNNNNNNNNNNNNNNNNNNNNNNNNNNNNNNNNNNNNNNNNNNNNNNNNNNNNNNNNNNNNNNNNNNNNNNNNNNNNNNNNNNNNNNNNNNNNNNNNNNNNNNNNNNNNNNNNNNNNNNNNNNNNNNNNNNNNNNNNNNNNNNNNNNNNNNNNNNNNNNNNNNNNNNNNNNNNNNNNNNNNNNNNNNNNNNNNNNNNNNNNNNNNNNNNNNNNNNNNNNNNNNNNNNNNNNNNNNNNNNNNNNNNNNNNNNNNNNNNNNNNNNNNNNNNNNNNNNNNNNNNNNNNNNNNNNNNNNAAAGACAATAGATGaagattatataaataatgaagataaaaaagaagataaaaaagaagttaaaaaagaagttaaaaaagaagttaaccatgatataataaaaaatataaataataataatagtaataatatcCCTAATTAtagtgatgataataataataaatattttatcttcGACAAGGATATAAACAACAATGTTGACGAGCACAATTTTAATGATATACCTGTAAAGgataatataacaaataataattcaacaaatgaatataaaaattataaaacatcttgttgtaataataatgatgattataattatagtgatgataattttaatttaataaataatactATCCATTATTGTAACAGTTCTAATAAcagaaatataaaatgtgCAGACCAAAATGAAGagaaaatttataatacaaacaatgttataaataaaaataattatttaaacaatagtaattataattataatgatatattcACAAATTTTGTAAAGGcaaataatgaaaatgtatatatacCTAATAGTAGATCTATCAATACAGATATagaagatataaatgatataaatgatataaacGATATGAATGgtattgataataataactGTGTTAAGAATATTacttatataaataataattcaaatcTTCTAGACAgcaataataatagtagtaCTACAACAACGACCACAACTACTACAACTTCTATCaagaataatatgaaacactataataatgtagacataaataatattaataatgcAAATGATGTTAATTGGTCAAATGTTCAATGtgataataacaatataaatattgaaaatgCAGGAGAAAaatctttttcttttcatacacataataataataataataattattataattataattataattataataataatgtttCAAATATAAACCTTAATTCAATTAACCTCAAtcttaataatataataaataatcaagaaaagaataacgatgaaaatattatatttaataaagaagaatatttacaatatgaatctgtaaaaaataatgacataaatattatttataataatcaatatgataataatagtaattatatatatgaacaaaaaaaaaaagatggaaatcaagttatatataataatgatgacAAAATGTCATCCAATCTCAACAAATCAGAGGAATGTCTAAATTCGTCAAACGCATTTATTCAGAATCCATATATTccttataataatatgaaagaTAATGATAACATCATATCAtcacaaaataatattatatatgacgaaaaaattaataatataaacaatggatacaatattaatgatgaatatagtgttgaaaattatgatatacgtcacataaataatatgaataaaaagaattatttaatgGATGGTAATAAAATTctgaataataataataataatgataataataatgataacCATGATAATCAcattattcataataatattaattcttataacaatgatatatataaccaCTTCCATACCTATAACAATTGTAATCAATacaataatgataaaaatgaattatcaaaaaaagGAGCAGTATTAAATAGATATGATGAACAAgag